Proteins encoded within one genomic window of Mesobacillus subterraneus:
- a CDS encoding GNAT family N-acetyltransferase → MKLVSHYRENEVLRDSFFQLATDIFGLDFKSWNEHGYWGKEYIPFSFADGDKIIANVSVNELDFIIDEKNYKALQIGTVMTHPDYRSRGLSASLMNHVLEVYQGKYDFMYLFANDSVLDFYPKFGFIEVEEYQFTAKGFPAPEGSEYRKLELADDLDLIEKIVNGRVPVSKTFSTANSSGITMYHILNVFPEHLYYHIEKGAIVIFTRENNMIQLYDVISSSPIRINDLITCFGSLVEIQFHFTPDDHDHQYQRAPFKREGALFVKKRPGMELPKFFKHPITSEA, encoded by the coding sequence ATGAAGCTAGTAAGCCATTACCGCGAGAATGAGGTATTGAGGGATAGCTTTTTCCAGCTTGCCACTGATATTTTCGGGCTTGATTTTAAAAGCTGGAACGAACACGGATATTGGGGCAAGGAATACATCCCGTTCTCCTTTGCAGACGGCGACAAGATTATTGCCAATGTATCGGTCAACGAGCTCGATTTTATTATCGATGAAAAAAACTATAAAGCTCTTCAGATCGGCACCGTCATGACCCATCCGGATTATCGGAGCAGGGGGCTGTCAGCAAGTCTGATGAACCATGTTTTGGAAGTGTATCAGGGAAAGTATGATTTTATGTACCTGTTCGCAAATGATAGTGTGCTCGACTTTTATCCTAAGTTCGGTTTTATAGAAGTTGAAGAATATCAGTTTACAGCCAAGGGATTTCCCGCCCCGGAAGGATCTGAATACAGGAAACTTGAGCTGGCAGATGATCTGGACCTCATTGAAAAAATCGTGAATGGCAGAGTGCCGGTTTCAAAGACCTTTTCGACTGCGAATTCGTCCGGGATTACGATGTACCACATCCTGAATGTTTTTCCTGAACATCTCTACTATCATATAGAAAAAGGCGCTATTGTTATTTTCACCAGGGAAAATAACATGATTCAACTATATGATGTTATCAGCTCTTCTCCAATTAGAATAAATGATTTAATCACCTGCTTCGGGTCCCTTGTTGAAATTCAATTTCACTTCACACCTGATGATCATGACCACCAATATCAACGAGCACCTTTCAAAAGAGAAGGAGCATTATTCGTGAAAAAGAGACCTGGGATGGAGCTTCCTAAGTTCTTTAAGCATCCAATTACCTCTGAGGCATAA
- a CDS encoding sulfite exporter TauE/SafE family protein, protein MEYIIYLLLGGLISVLSGFFGVGGGFILTPILLLIGFSPLEAITTSLFFTVGTSISGITAHIRLKNILWKEGLIMGASGIVATQLARPLVYSLEARGWDDVVIPFLYIILLLFFAIKMIRQGKKTDDGNTALTSFSMPKLLAVGFVGGFVSATLGVGGGFIIVPLIITSLGFNPKKAVGTSLFAVLLIVSVGFISYAINTDIDYFIGLMLVAGTLFGSHFGARMTGYFENREMNQMLGILYLVTLAGAVLKLFDLNKMGLWIMGIFIVYFFVKSTLKTRVMKKV, encoded by the coding sequence ATGGAATATATAATCTATTTGCTGCTGGGCGGCTTGATCAGCGTCCTCTCTGGATTTTTCGGTGTGGGCGGGGGCTTTATCCTGACGCCCATTTTACTGTTGATCGGCTTTTCGCCGCTTGAGGCAATCACGACAAGCTTGTTTTTCACAGTGGGTACATCCATTTCGGGAATTACAGCTCATATCCGTCTGAAGAATATCCTCTGGAAAGAGGGCCTGATCATGGGAGCAAGTGGTATTGTCGCGACACAGCTGGCAAGGCCGCTTGTATATAGTCTTGAGGCACGAGGGTGGGACGACGTCGTCATTCCGTTCCTCTATATCATACTGCTGTTATTTTTTGCGATAAAAATGATTCGTCAGGGCAAGAAGACAGACGATGGGAACACTGCCCTAACTTCTTTTTCGATGCCAAAGCTATTGGCTGTTGGCTTTGTCGGCGGTTTTGTTTCGGCAACACTTGGAGTTGGCGGGGGGTTCATCATCGTTCCGCTTATCATTACATCGCTGGGCTTCAATCCGAAAAAGGCTGTCGGAACGAGTCTTTTTGCTGTATTGTTGATCGTCTCAGTAGGGTTTATCTCCTATGCGATCAACACGGATATCGATTATTTCATAGGCCTGATGCTGGTTGCCGGTACGCTGTTTGGCTCCCATTTCGGCGCAAGAATGACTGGATATTTTGAAAACAGGGAAATGAACCAAATGCTAGGTATTCTATATCTTGTCACGCTCGCAGGAGCAGTTCTAAAGCTGTTTGACTTGAATAAAATGGGCCTTTGGATCATGGGTATTTTCATCGTGTATTTTTTTGTAAAATCAACACTTAAAACCAGGGTAATGAAAAAAGTATAA